From a region of the Nonlabens sp. Hel1_33_55 genome:
- a CDS encoding c-type cytochrome, which yields MKNTFLVILATVAISCGETNKKETAATNSIVKEQPQDPLAESVKRGREVYSELCVTCHLPNGKGVPGAFPPLNPSNWLTEKRTESIHAVKYGLKGEIEVNGESYNSVMLPLGLDDEEIADVMNYTIQTWNKGDIVTVEEVAAIEE from the coding sequence ATGAAAAATACATTTTTAGTGATCCTAGCGACCGTAGCGATAAGTTGTGGAGAAACCAATAAAAAGGAAACTGCAGCTACAAATTCCATAGTCAAAGAACAACCTCAAGATCCACTTGCAGAAAGCGTTAAACGTGGCCGCGAAGTGTATTCTGAGTTATGTGTCACTTGTCATTTACCTAATGGTAAAGGTGTTCCTGGAGCTTTTCCTCCATTGAATCCATCCAACTGGCTTACTGAAAAGAGAACAGAAAGTATACATGCCGTTAAATACGGACTCAAAGGAGAGATTGAAGTCAATGGAGAATCCTATAACAGCGTCATGCTGCCTTTAGGATTAGATGATGAAGAAATAGCAGATGTTATGAATTATACCATTCAAACCTGGAACAAAGGAGATATAGTTACTGTTGAAGAAGTGGCAGCGATTGAAGAATAA